The Paraburkholderia caffeinilytica genome segment GAGCGGCGCGTTGTGTATCGTTTGGCGCAGCGGCAGCGGCAGCGGCAGCGGCAGCGGCAGCGTAACTGCACGGCACACGTGGCACGCCTCGCTGGCGTACCACGTGTGCCGGGTTTGAGGCAGGAATCAATGCGAGCGGATCATCGTGCCGAACGGCTGTTCGGTGAGAATTTCCAGCAGCACCGAGTGCTCGATGCGGCCGTCGATGATGTGTACCGAACGCACGCCGCTCTTCGCCGCATCCAGCGCCGACGAGATTTTCGGCAGCATGCCGCCGGAGATCGTGCCGTCCGCGAACAGCCCGTCGATTTCGCGAGCCGACAGATCGGTCAGCAGATTGCCTTCCTTGTCCATCACGCCGGGGATGTTGGTCATCATCACGAGCTTTTCGGCGTTCAGCACGACCGCCAGCTTGCCCGCGACCAGATCCGCGTTGATGTTGTACGACAGGCCGTCTTCGCCGAAACCGATCGGCGAGATCACCGGGATGAACGCGTCGTCCTGCAGTGCTTTCACGACCGCCGGGTTGATCGCCTCGACTTCACCCACCTGGCCGATGTCGACGTACTGGCCCGGATTGTCGCGATCCGGCATCAGCATCTTGCGCGCGTGGATCAGGCCGCCGTCCTTGCCGGTCAGGCCGACCGCATGGCCGCCAAAGTGGTTGATCAGCGTGACGATGTCCTGCTGCACTTCGCCGCCGAGCACCCATTCGACGACTTCCATCGTCTCTTCGTCGGTGACGCGCATGCCCTGAATGAACGTGCCCTGCTTGCCGATTTTCTTCAGCGCCTGGTCGATTTGCGGACCGCCGCCGTGCACGATGACCGGATTGATGCCGACCAGCTTCAGCAGGATCACGTCGCGCGCGAAGCCCTGCTTGAGCCGTTCCTCGGTCATGGCGTTGCCGCCGTATTTGATGACCACGGTCTTACCGTGATACTGGCGAATGTAAGGCAGCGCCTCGGCCAGGATTTCAGCCTTCAGGGTGGGCGCGATCTGCGAAAGGTCAGGAAGCTCGGACATGGCGGCAGGCTCTGGCACGGGACAGTTAAAACACGGCGAATTGTACAGGACTGGCGCGCTGCAACAGGGTTTTCGACGGCGGTGCCGGTGACGGGCGGCACCGGCTTTGCGCATTGCGCAATGAGCGGCCCGAAGCGGCGGCCGACAATCAAGCTTACCGCCGTTCAGATGTCCCCGTGAATTGGCCGAACGGCCGACTCACGGCGGCGCGCCAGTCGTGGCATCATTTCCTGATACAGGTTGAAGCGAGACCATCCGGCCCCTCATGAAACCGTCAGCTTCCCGCTCCGCAAGCAGCGCGCTTTGCCCGCGCTGCGGTCATGCGTTCGATTGCGCCATGCACGGGGTGCCGTTCGACTGCTGGTGCCGTGAGATGCCGGCACTGCCGGCCGACCGGCTCGATCCGTCTGGCCGCTGCCTGTGTCCTGAATGTCTTGCAGCGGAGATTGCGCGAGCCGTGCAATCCGGTGCGGGATCGGGTTCACTTTGAAGGCGGTGCGGTGCGGTGCGGTGCGGTGCGGTGCGGTGCGGTGCGGTGCGGTGCGGTGCGGTGCGGTGCGGCTCTGGCGGCCGCGTTGCCGGCCTACGCGGCGCGATGCCGGGCGGCAAGCGCGTCCAGATCGCGTGCAACAGCCTCCAGCGCGGGATCCCATTGGCCGAACCGCGGCTGCCGGTAGAGCGTCGCGCTCGAATACCACGGGCTGTCGGGCCGGTCGAGCAGCCAGACCCAGTGTGGATTGACGTCGAGCAGCACCCACGTGCGCTGTCCCAGTGCGCCGCTCAGATGCGCCACGGACGTGCAAACCGTGATGACGAGATCGAGCGTGCAGACAAACGCAGCTGTGTCGTCGAAGGTGGCGAATTCGGCGGTGTAGTCCGACATCGGCAGGCCCGCCGCCCGGGCGGCGGCGACATCTGCCCCGGCACCCGGCTGCAGCGAATAGAACGCCACGCCCTCGCCCTGTATCCCGCCGAAATGTTTCGCATAGCGCTCCCAACCCACCCGCCGGAACGGATTGCGCTGGTGGCCAAGGCTGCCGGTCCACGTCAGTCCGACTTTGAGCCTGGTTTCGCCGGCAAGCCTCTGCTGCCACGAGGCACGGGCTGCAGCGTCCGTACGCAAATACGGAGTCGCAGCGGGGATCGTCTCTTCGCGCGTGTCGAATATGAAAGGCAAGCTGAGCAACGGAATTTCGTAGTCGAACGGCAGCAGAGATTCGACGCCACCGCCAGCCGAGAAGTTGTCGACATGACCACCGAGGCTGCGCGCGAGCAACGCACTCATCTGCGGAAACGAATTCCAGATCAGACGGCCGCCCTGGCGATGAACGCGCTCGGCCAGCAACGGGATGTAGCGGCTGAACTGCAACACATCGCCCATGCCCTGTTCGCCCCACACCAGCAGGGTTTTGCCGGCCAGCGGTTCGCCTTGCCAGGCCGGTGCTGGCATGACGGGGCGGTTGCCGCCCAATTCAGACGAGCCATCCCAACGTGCTTCGTGGGCTTGCCAGCCGTGCGCGTAATCGCCGCGCATGAGCTGCAGCATGCCGAGGTTGGAGCGCATGGTCGCGTCGCTGGGCGCCAATGCGCAGGCGGTTCTTCCGGCTTGCTCCGCTTCGTCCCAGCGTTGCGCTTCACGCAACGCCAGCGCATAGTTGTTATGCGCCAGCGGGCTATGTGACGCGCATTGCACGGCTTTTGCGCCGGCTTCGAGCGCACGCGGCAGATTCAAATTGACGCGGCTTGCATGAGCGAGATTGGTCCATGCATCGCCATGGCCAGGTTCGTCATGCACCGCACTTTCCAGTAATGCGATCTGCTCGTTGAGGTCGCCGCCAGTGAGGGTGAGGGCGCCCGCAAGATTGTTGCGCAACTGCGGCAGTTTCGGATCGATGGCGAGTGCGCGACGATAGGGCGCGATTGCCTCGCGATGCCGGTTCCTCATCTGCAGCGTGTAGCCAAAGCGGAAGTGCGCAAGCGCGCGATGGGGATCGAGTTGGGCAATAATGGCGGCGAGTTCGATCGCGTCGTCGTGACGATGTTGCCCGAGCAACGTAGTCATGAGCGAATCGATGGACTCGTCGTCGAGTGAATGGCGCTGTGCTGCGGCATCGAGCCACCGGGCCTCCGCTTCTGCGGTGCCGTTTTGCCGGGCTGCGACGGCATGTCGCAGGAAAGTCAGGAAAGCTGATGAGGCGTGGGTTTCGCTATCAGAGATTGGCCGCATGGATGAATTTGGGTGGCGCGAAAACCGATGTTGAACAACCGGGGCGCGCAACGCTGTCGCAAAATTCCATGTTACGGGCGCAAGACCGTGAGGTCAGTCGGACTAGTCCGAACCGTTAAACTAAAGTCATGCATCGTATAACCAACACCGGCCGGGTCAACCTCGGTCATCTGTTCTGGCTGCGCAGCCTCGCCATCATCGGCCAGCTGGCGACAATCGCGTGCGTGCAGATCTTCTTCGGCGTGCATCTGCCGTTGCCCGCCATGTTGCTCGTGATCGCCCTCGAAGTGATTTTCAACGGGCTGACATGGTGGCGTGTCTCGCAGCAGCGGCCCGAGTCCAATCTCGAACTGTTCGGCCAGATATGGGTCGATCTCGGCGCATTGTCGGCGTTGCTGTTCCTCTCCGGTGGCACAACCAACCCATTCGTTTCGCTGTACCTGCCGTCGCTCGCGATTGCCGCAGCTGTGTTGCCATGGCATCTGATGGCGTGGCTCGCCGCGTTCGCTGTGGCCTGTTACGCCGTGCTCGGTTTCGATTCAGTGCCGCTGAATCTCGACAACCCGGCGAACCTGTTCGACTACTTTCGCGCCGGTATGTGGGTGAACTTCATGGTCAGCGTCGGGCTGATTGCGTGGTTCGTCGCGCGCATGTCGCGCGCTCTGCGACTACGTGACGCAGCGCTCGGAGACGCGCAGCAGCGCTTGCTTCACGATGAACGTGCCGTCGCGCTCGGCGTGCAGGCTGCCACTGTCGCGCACGAAATCGGCACGCCGCTGTCTACAATTGCGATGTTGTCCGAAGAATTGCGCGATGCCGCTCGAACCGACAAGGGACTCGCGCCATACAGCGCCGATCTGGAACTGCTCGAACAGCAAATGACGCTGTGTACTTCGGCGCTTGCGCGGTTGCGCAGCCGCGCATCGACAACGACCAACCGGCAAACGGTCAGCGAGTGGCTCGAGTCGTTTGCCGAGCAATGGCGCTTGCGTCATCCGCATGTGAAGTTCGAGCGGATCGGCGTGCCGCCGGAGGGTGTCAGTCTTGACGACACGGTTGCCGTCAGTCAGATTCTGACGATTCTGCTCGACAACGCCGCGCGAGCGAGCCGCGATCACGTGACGCTGTCGTGCACGCTCACGGCGCGCGGCGACCAGATCGTATTCGAAGTATGCGACGTGGGCCCGGGTATTCCGGTCACGTTGCGCGGGTCGCTCGGCACGATGCCGGTCGACAGTACGCAGGGCGGACACGGCGTGGGCCTGTATCTGGCATTTTCAGCGGCGACACGTCTGAAGGGCTCGATTGAGCTGGCCGATGTCAGCGAGATCAAGCCGCGCGGCACGCGTGCAGTGTTGAGACTGCCGCTTGCAGCGCGCAAATTATCAGGTGCGGGCCGTCAAGGCACTACGCCATCCAACACGGAGAAACAGGCATGAGCGAAATGAATTTTCTGGTGATCGACGACGACGAGGTGTTCTCCGGCATCCTCGCTCGCGGTTTGACGCGGCGCGGCTATACGGTGGCCGAAGCGCACAACGCGGATGAGGCTATCAAGTTGGCGAACCAGCAGAAGTTCAGCCAGATCACGGTAGACCTGCATCTCGGCAACGACTCCGGTCTTACGCTCGTCGCCCCTTTGCGCGATTTGCAGCCTGACGCGCGCATGCTGGTGTTGACTGGTTATGCCAGTATCGCTACGGCGGTGCAGGCGGTGAAAGACGGCGCCGATAACTATCTGGCGAAGCCCGCCAACGTGGAGACCATTTTGTCGGCGCTGCAAAGCGAAGCGAGCGCGCTGCAAGCTGAAGAGGCGATCGAGCATCCCACGCCGTTGTCGGTTGCGCGCCTCGAGTGGGAGCACATTCAACGTGTGCTCGCGGAGCACGGCGGCAATATTTCGGCTACTGCGCGCGCATTGAACATGCATCGTCGAACGCTGCAGCGGAAGTTGGCGAAGCGGCCGGTCAGGCAGTAAGCGCCGACCCCTGCTCGTCTTTGCGGGCCGGAAAGCAAAACGGGTTGTCTTTCACAAGACAGCCCGTTTTTTTTACGCCTCACACGTGATCGGCCGTGTGCGAGGTGTTCGGCTTTAACGCGGTTTCAATATCGACATCGACATCGACGCCAGCATCGGCATGAGCATCGACGTCTACATCGATATCACAGTACGTAGCGCGACAGATCCTCGTCTTCCGCCACTTCGTTCAGTGCGCGGTCGACATACGCCGCGTCGACCTGCACCGTCTTGCCCGAGTGATTGCCGGCTGCGAACGAGACATCTTCGAGCAGTTTTTCGATCACCGTGTACAGGCGGCGCGCACCGATGTTTTCGGTCTTCTCGTTGACCGAGTACGCGATTTCGGCCATACGGCGAATGCCGTCTTCGGCGAATTCGAGGTGCACGTCTTCCGTGGCCAACAGGGCCTGGTATTGCTTGACGAGGCTCGCGTCGGTCGACACGAGGATCGATTCGAAATCGCCCACCGAGAGCGAATCCAGTTCGACCCGAATCGGGAAGCGGCCTTGCAGTTCCGGAATCAGATCGCTCGGCTTGGCCAGATGAAACGCGCCGCTTGCGATGAACAGAATGTGGTCGGTCTTCACCATGCCGTACTTGGTGTTGATCGTGGTGCCTTCGACAAGCGGCAGCAGATCGCGCTGCACGCCCTGACGCGACACTTCGCCACCGCCCGCTTCGCTACGCGACGCGATCTTGTCGATTTCGTCGAGGAACACGATACCGTTCTGCTCGACGTTCTGCACCGCCTTGGCTTTCACTTCTTCGTCGTTGAGCATCTTGCCGGCTTCTTCGTCGGTGAGGACCTTCAGCGCTTCCTTCACCTTCAGCTTGCGGCGCGTTTTCTTGCCGCCGCCGATGTTCGCGAACATCGAACGGATCTGTTCGGTCATATCCTCCATGCCCGGCGGCCCCATGATGTCCATGCCCACCTGCGGTTGTTCGACGTCGAGTTCGATTTCCTTGTCATCGAGCAGGCCTTCCCGCAGACGCTTGCGGAAGGTCTGGCGCGTGGTGCTGCCTTCGTCCGCCGTATCCGCTGCGCTCGAACTCGCGCCGAAACCGACCGGGCGCGCACTCGGCAACAGGATGTCGAGAATACGGTCTTCGGCCTGATCTTCCGCCTTGGTCCGCACTTTGCGCATTTCCGTCTCGCGCGTCTGCTTGACCGAGATTTCGATCAGGTCGCGCACGATGCTGTCGACGTCGCGGCCCACATAACCGACTTCGGTGAATTTGGTGGCTTCGATCTTGATGAACGGTGCATCGGCCAATTTCGCCAGACGCCGCGCGATCTCGGTCTTGCCGACGCCGGTCGGACCAATCATCAGAATGTTCTTCGGCGTGATTTCCTGACGCAGCGGATCTTCAACCTGCTGACGGCGCCAGCGGTTGCGCAGCGCCACGGCAACTGCTTTTTTCGCGCGGCCTTGGCCGATGATATGTTTGTCGAGTTCCGAGACGATCTCGGCGGGGGTCATGGTGCTCATCGTGGGTCCTTACTCGATCGTCTCGATGACGCGGTTATGGTTCGTATAGATGCACATGTCGCCGGCAATTTCGAGCGACTTCTCCACGATCTCGCGCGGCGACAACTCGGTGTTGTCCGCGAGCGCCTTCGCAGCGGCTTGCGCATAGGCGCCACCCGAGCCGATCGCGCAGATGCCGCCTTCGGGATCGAGCACGTCGCCGTTGCCGGTGATGACGAGGGTGGTGGTGGCATCGGCGGCGATCAGCATCGCTTCGAGGCGGCGCAGCATGCGGTCGGTGCGCCAGTCTTTGGCGAGTTCGACGGCGGCGCGGGTCAGATTACCCTGATGTTTTTCCAGCTTCGCTTCGAAGCGGTCGAGCAACGAGAAGGCGTCGGCCGTGCCGCCGGCGAAGCCGACCAGCACCTTGCCGTTATAGATGCGCCGGACTTTCTTCGCGCCACCTTTCATGACGATGTTGCCCAGCGTCACCTGGCCGTCGCCGCCAAGCGCGACCTTGTCGCCGCGGCGCACGGAAACGATCGTCGTGCCGTGAAATTGCTCCATATGCGTTCCTCTTTGCAAAACGGGTAGGACACGGTGGCGCAGCACCACCGCATGAATCCTGGAAGCGGACGGCGCGCAACGCTGAAACGATCAACCGGTCGGCGCGCGCTCGTGCAACGCATGTCCGACTTATTTTAGGGCGTGCGCGGTCATATCAAGAGCCGGCAAACGGCATAAGACAAAAACACGGGAGCAGGACGCGGGGAAGGTGCGGAGGGCCGCACAAAAGAAAAAAGGCGCACAGATCACCGTGCGCCTCTCGACGAAGCAGCTTAAAAGGGCGCGGAGCCGAAGCCGCGCCGCAGGCGTTCAGTCGCCGAACAGCTTCTGGCGCAGTTCGCGGCGTTCCTGCGCTTCGAGCGACAGGGTAGCCGTGGGCCGCGCGAGCAGACGCGGAATGCCGATCGGCTCGCCGGTTTCTTCGCACCAGCCGTAGTCGCCCGAATCGATGCGCGCGATCGATTGCTGCACCTTCTTCAGCAGCTTGCGCTCGCGGTCGCGCGTGCGCAGTTCGAGCGCATGCTCTTCCTCGATCGTTGCACGGTCGGCCGGGTCCGGCACGATTACCGTTTCGCGCAGGTTCTCGGTCGTCTGGCCGGCATTGCGGAGAATGTCCGCCTGCAGCTGTTCGAGCTTGTTCTTGAAGAAAGCGAGCTGATCCTCATTCATGTAATCCTTGTCGCTCATCTTCAGGATTTCGGCTTCAGTCAAGAGTCGTTTCGTCGTCATCTGGCTTGCTTCTTCAATGTGAGGCAGAACTCTTACATAGTGCCCGCACTTTCGTATTGCCCGCAAAGGCGCCACGAGAACGCTGGGCGCTGGACGGGCACGGACGATGGGCTGTCGGTGACGCCGAAGCGCCCTGCGCCCACGCGCCGGGCGTCGCTACGCCAATGCGGGGCCGAACTCCTCTGGAAACCGTTTCTCACATGCTCCTGAGGCATTGCTTGCCGGCAGCGTGCCTTGTCTGCTGTGCCAGCCGGCATTGTCGGCGTGAGTTCCGGATAAGATTTTCCGGCGCCGTTTCAGGCCCGGCGCGGAATACGCGCTGACCGGGCAATTCGTTGTCATTCTCCAGTGGGCACGTATTGTAACTGAATCACAATCCAGCACCGCAACTGGTGAAAATCCCCTGGCGGCGCACTGATATCCCGAAAATATAACGCGCGCACGGTCAAAAAGCGATGGTCGTGCACGCTTTAATACAGCAGGGTTTTCACGTGCTTTTCACACGGCCGACATTTCAGCACGCTTTCGGCGCATTCTTCCGCATATTCTGCAGACAATTGCCGCGATGCCCGCACGACGCGGGCTCGCGGATACCACGCTGCAGCATGCCGCGTGCCGCGCCATTTGTACGGCCCGGCGCGGCCCGGCCCGCCTGATGCTTACGCCAGGCAGGCGTCCAGGCCGTCGGTGATCAGGTCTTGCGGCAGTTCGATGCCGATGAACACCATTTTGTTGGTCTTCTTCTCGATCGGCTGCCATTTCGCGGCCAGATCGCTGCCCATCATCTGGTGCACGCCCTGGAACACCACCTTCCGGTCGACGCCCTTCATATACAGCACGCCTTTGTAGCGCAGCAGGCGCTCGCCATAGATCTGCAGAATGCCGCCGAGGAAGTCCTCGAGCTTGTTCGGATCGAACGGGCGGTCGCTGCGGTAGACGAACGATCTGATCTTGTCGTCATGGTGCGCGTGATGGTGATGCGCGTGGTCGTGGCCTTCGTGGTCGCACTTGCCGTGATCGTGATCGCAATTTTCGTGATCGTGATCGTCGTGATCGGCATGGGTGTGGCCGTGTTCGTCATGCGCGTGAGCGTGGCTGTGCGCATGTTCGTCTTCGGCGAGGAAGTCCGGGTCGATTTCGAGCTTCGAATTGAGGTTGAAGCCGCGCAGGTCGAAGATTTCCTTGATGTCCGCTTCGCCGAAATTGACGACCTTGATCGCTGCCCGCGGGTTCATGTGCAGCAGGCGATGGCGCAGATCGCCCAGATGCTGTTCGTCGACCAGATCGGACTTGGTGATGAACAGGCGATCGGCGAAGCCGACCTGGCGTTGCACCACTTCGTGCTCGTCCAGCTGGTGATTCGCGTGCTTCGCGTCGACGAGCGTGATGATTGCGTCGAGCAGGAATTCGTTGGCGATCTGGTCGTCCATGAAGAACGTCTGCGCGACCGGGCCCGGATTGGCGAGGCCGGTGGTTTCGATCACGACACGGTCGAAATCCAGTTCGCCAGCCTGTTTCTTCGCCGCCAGATCGCCCAGCACGCGCGACAGGTCGCCGCGGATCGTGCAGCAGATGCAGCCGTTGCTCATCTGGATGATCTGTTCGCTCGTGTCCTGCACGAGGATTTCGTTATCGATGTTCTCTTCGCCGAACTCGTTCTCGATCACGGCGATCTTCATGCCGTGCTTTTCGTTCAGGATGCGCTTGAGCAGGGTGGTTTTGCCGCTGCCGAGAAAGCCGGTGAGGATGGTGACTGGGATCATGTGGGTCGCCTTGTACGTGAGTCTGTGCGTAATCGAAAAGTGCAGCGCGAAAAATGCAGCGCGAAAGGTACAGCTCGCAAGCTGCCGCGAATGCATTCGCGAATCCGGTTTGCCGGGCGTGGCAGCCTGACGGCGCGCGGCCCGATCTAGCCGGATATTGAAACATATCTGTCAAGCCGGCGCTGGCGGCGGGACGAAGCCCCCCGCGGCGCGCGGGAAATAGCCCTGAAGTTATGGGCGATCAGGCAATTTGCAACAGCAGGCCCTTCAGGTATTCGCCTTCCGGGAAGGCGGTGAGCAACGGGTGGTCGACTCCGGCGCCGAGGCGCTTGAGAATCCGTGCATCGACGCGCGCATCGGCCGCCGCGCCGGACACGATCTTCTGGAACAGTTCGGCGTCGATCGCGCCGGAGCACGAGTAAGTGAACAGCAGTCCGCCCGGGCGCAGCAGCTTCATGCCGGTCAGGTTGATGTCCTTGTAGGCGCGCGAGGCGCGGTCCACGTGTTCCCGCGACGGCGCGAATTTCGGCGGATCGAGCACGATCAGGTCGAAGCGTTCGCCTTCGTCGTACAGGCGGCGCAAGGTTTTGAAGGCGTCGGCGTCGAGCCAGGTGGCGCGCTCGGCGTCGAAACCGTTGGCGGCCACGTTCTGTTGCGCGATCGCGAGCGCGTCGCCCGACGAATCGATCGACACCACGCGCTTTGCCCCGCCTTTCAATGCCGCCAGCGAAAAGCCGCCGGTGTAGCAGAAGCAGTTCAACACGTCGCGATCTTTCGCCAGCTCCTGCACCAGCAAGCGGTTGTCGCGCTGGTCGACGTAGAAGCCGGTTTTGTGGCCGTTGCGCACGTCGACGTGATAACGCACGCCGTTTTCGCTCGCGATCAGCGCTTCCGACGGCGCTTCGCCCGCCAGCACGCCGGTGATCTGTTCGAGTCCTTCCTTCTGGCGGATCGACACGTCCGAGCGCTCGTAGACGTTCGGGCAGCCGGTCGCGCCGGTCAGCGCCGCGACGATCGCTTCCTTCCATGCTTCGACGCCCGTCGCCATGAACTGGCACACCAGCTGGCTGCGCTGGCCTTCGTCCTCGGCGACGTAGTGATCGACGATCAGACCCGGCAAGCCGTCCGCTTCGCCGAAAATCAGCCGCACGGCGCCGGTGTTGTGCACCATCGTTTGACGATGCGCGAGCGCGCGCTGCACGCGGCGCTTGAAGAACGCGTGATCGATCGGCTCGGCTTCGTCGAAGCTCCACACGCGGGCGCGAATCTGCGAATGCGGGCTGTAGGCCGCGCGGGCGAGAAACCGGCCGTCGTGTGCGCGCACCAGCACGGTCGCGCCGGGCGCGGGATTGCCGTCGACGCGATCGATCGCGTTGGCATAGACCCACGGGTGGCGGCGCAACAGCGATTTTTCTTTCGACGGTTTGAGCGTAACGGTATTCATCAGGGTGTCAGCAGGAGCAGTAGGCCGCGTGAACAAAGAGGCACACGACAGGTGAAGCGAAGGCGGAGACCGTCAGCCGCAAAAGGCAAATTGCGGGATCAGTCGCGTTTTTTGGCGCGCGGATGCGCCTGATCGTAGACGTGCGCGAGATGCTGGAAATCGAGCGCGGTGTAGACCTGCGTGGCGGTGATGCTGGCGTGGCCGAGCAGTTCCTGCACGGCCCGCAGATCGCCGCTCGACTGCAGCACGTGCGTGGCGAACGAATGCCGCAGCACGTGCGGATGCACATTGGCGGGAATGCCGGC includes the following:
- the argB gene encoding acetylglutamate kinase codes for the protein MSELPDLSQIAPTLKAEILAEALPYIRQYHGKTVVIKYGGNAMTEERLKQGFARDVILLKLVGINPVIVHGGGPQIDQALKKIGKQGTFIQGMRVTDEETMEVVEWVLGGEVQQDIVTLINHFGGHAVGLTGKDGGLIHARKMLMPDRDNPGQYVDIGQVGEVEAINPAVVKALQDDAFIPVISPIGFGEDGLSYNINADLVAGKLAVVLNAEKLVMMTNIPGVMDKEGNLLTDLSAREIDGLFADGTISGGMLPKISSALDAAKSGVRSVHIIDGRIEHSVLLEILTEQPFGTMIRSH
- a CDS encoding cysteine-rich CWC family protein; the encoded protein is MKPSASRSASSALCPRCGHAFDCAMHGVPFDCWCREMPALPADRLDPSGRCLCPECLAAEIARAVQSGAGSGSL
- a CDS encoding tetratricopeptide repeat protein, with product MRPISDSETHASSAFLTFLRHAVAARQNGTAEAEARWLDAAAQRHSLDDESIDSLMTTLLGQHRHDDAIELAAIIAQLDPHRALAHFRFGYTLQMRNRHREAIAPYRRALAIDPKLPQLRNNLAGALTLTGGDLNEQIALLESAVHDEPGHGDAWTNLAHASRVNLNLPRALEAGAKAVQCASHSPLAHNNYALALREAQRWDEAEQAGRTACALAPSDATMRSNLGMLQLMRGDYAHGWQAHEARWDGSSELGGNRPVMPAPAWQGEPLAGKTLLVWGEQGMGDVLQFSRYIPLLAERVHRQGGRLIWNSFPQMSALLARSLGGHVDNFSAGGGVESLLPFDYEIPLLSLPFIFDTREETIPAATPYLRTDAAARASWQQRLAGETRLKVGLTWTGSLGHQRNPFRRVGWERYAKHFGGIQGEGVAFYSLQPGAGADVAAARAAGLPMSDYTAEFATFDDTAAFVCTLDLVITVCTSVAHLSGALGQRTWVLLDVNPHWVWLLDRPDSPWYSSATLYRQPRFGQWDPALEAVARDLDALAARHRAA
- a CDS encoding ATP-binding protein: MHRITNTGRVNLGHLFWLRSLAIIGQLATIACVQIFFGVHLPLPAMLLVIALEVIFNGLTWWRVSQQRPESNLELFGQIWVDLGALSALLFLSGGTTNPFVSLYLPSLAIAAAVLPWHLMAWLAAFAVACYAVLGFDSVPLNLDNPANLFDYFRAGMWVNFMVSVGLIAWFVARMSRALRLRDAALGDAQQRLLHDERAVALGVQAATVAHEIGTPLSTIAMLSEELRDAARTDKGLAPYSADLELLEQQMTLCTSALARLRSRASTTTNRQTVSEWLESFAEQWRLRHPHVKFERIGVPPEGVSLDDTVAVSQILTILLDNAARASRDHVTLSCTLTARGDQIVFEVCDVGPGIPVTLRGSLGTMPVDSTQGGHGVGLYLAFSAATRLKGSIELADVSEIKPRGTRAVLRLPLAARKLSGAGRQGTTPSNTEKQA
- a CDS encoding response regulator transcription factor, which gives rise to MSEMNFLVIDDDEVFSGILARGLTRRGYTVAEAHNADEAIKLANQQKFSQITVDLHLGNDSGLTLVAPLRDLQPDARMLVLTGYASIATAVQAVKDGADNYLAKPANVETILSALQSEASALQAEEAIEHPTPLSVARLEWEHIQRVLAEHGGNISATARALNMHRRTLQRKLAKRPVRQ
- the hslU gene encoding ATP-dependent protease ATPase subunit HslU gives rise to the protein MSTMTPAEIVSELDKHIIGQGRAKKAVAVALRNRWRRQQVEDPLRQEITPKNILMIGPTGVGKTEIARRLAKLADAPFIKIEATKFTEVGYVGRDVDSIVRDLIEISVKQTRETEMRKVRTKAEDQAEDRILDILLPSARPVGFGASSSAADTADEGSTTRQTFRKRLREGLLDDKEIELDVEQPQVGMDIMGPPGMEDMTEQIRSMFANIGGGKKTRRKLKVKEALKVLTDEEAGKMLNDEEVKAKAVQNVEQNGIVFLDEIDKIASRSEAGGGEVSRQGVQRDLLPLVEGTTINTKYGMVKTDHILFIASGAFHLAKPSDLIPELQGRFPIRVELDSLSVGDFESILVSTDASLVKQYQALLATEDVHLEFAEDGIRRMAEIAYSVNEKTENIGARRLYTVIEKLLEDVSFAAGNHSGKTVQVDAAYVDRALNEVAEDEDLSRYVL
- the hslV gene encoding ATP-dependent protease subunit HslV; the encoded protein is MEQFHGTTIVSVRRGDKVALGGDGQVTLGNIVMKGGAKKVRRIYNGKVLVGFAGGTADAFSLLDRFEAKLEKHQGNLTRAAVELAKDWRTDRMLRRLEAMLIAADATTTLVITGNGDVLDPEGGICAIGSGGAYAQAAAKALADNTELSPREIVEKSLEIAGDMCIYTNHNRVIETIE
- the dksA gene encoding RNA polymerase-binding protein DksA, with protein sequence MTTKRLLTEAEILKMSDKDYMNEDQLAFFKNKLEQLQADILRNAGQTTENLRETVIVPDPADRATIEEEHALELRTRDRERKLLKKVQQSIARIDSGDYGWCEETGEPIGIPRLLARPTATLSLEAQERRELRQKLFGD
- a CDS encoding CobW family GTP-binding protein, producing MIPVTILTGFLGSGKTTLLKRILNEKHGMKIAVIENEFGEENIDNEILVQDTSEQIIQMSNGCICCTIRGDLSRVLGDLAAKKQAGELDFDRVVIETTGLANPGPVAQTFFMDDQIANEFLLDAIITLVDAKHANHQLDEHEVVQRQVGFADRLFITKSDLVDEQHLGDLRHRLLHMNPRAAIKVVNFGEADIKEIFDLRGFNLNSKLEIDPDFLAEDEHAHSHAHAHDEHGHTHADHDDHDHENCDHDHGKCDHEGHDHAHHHHAHHDDKIRSFVYRSDRPFDPNKLEDFLGGILQIYGERLLRYKGVLYMKGVDRKVVFQGVHQMMGSDLAAKWQPIEKKTNKMVFIGIELPQDLITDGLDACLA
- a CDS encoding class I SAM-dependent rRNA methyltransferase, coding for MNTVTLKPSKEKSLLRRHPWVYANAIDRVDGNPAPGATVLVRAHDGRFLARAAYSPHSQIRARVWSFDEAEPIDHAFFKRRVQRALAHRQTMVHNTGAVRLIFGEADGLPGLIVDHYVAEDEGQRSQLVCQFMATGVEAWKEAIVAALTGATGCPNVYERSDVSIRQKEGLEQITGVLAGEAPSEALIASENGVRYHVDVRNGHKTGFYVDQRDNRLLVQELAKDRDVLNCFCYTGGFSLAALKGGAKRVVSIDSSGDALAIAQQNVAANGFDAERATWLDADAFKTLRRLYDEGERFDLIVLDPPKFAPSREHVDRASRAYKDINLTGMKLLRPGGLLFTYSCSGAIDAELFQKIVSGAAADARVDARILKRLGAGVDHPLLTAFPEGEYLKGLLLQIA